CCCACTGATATCGATCTTTGAGTCTTTGACCATTCATGACTCTTCTTCTTGTGTTGCTTTCCTGAATTGTGTTTTGCTTAAGATCAAGGGTACCTAAGTTTCTTTTCCCCGTATTAGTTGTGTGGTCTGGTGTTCTCTACCCAAAAATGACAAAGTGCTTGTACAATTGTCTTGCGTTAATTTGCGTACATGGAGTGCTTTGCCTGTAATCTTTAACAACCACTAACAAAATTGGTCTTTCTCCTAATTTTTGTTTTGGTTCTTATTAAGTGTGATCTTTAGCTCAATTTGATCGGTGGGTGAAGAAAAGTTTATGAATTAATCTTTTGGGTTTGTTCAGTAATTTGGTTATAATTTGTTTTTATCCACTAAACGAAAAGTTAGTATCTTAAAGAATTGGTAATTCTAAATTTTCACCCTCAACGGTCAGAACAAGCAAACTCAAGCAAATTGGTATTACCACAGAACAAGGCAATATTGGTAGTTTAACAAGGTAGAACTATATCGTTTCACTTCATTGATACCACGTCGTCACTTGGATATACCTCAAATCTTTGTCTATATAAAGGCGGAGGTCTTTAGCATTTAGAGCACACAAACCTCGACCTTCACATAAGCTGTAAGAGAAAGGGAGAGAGACAATAAAGATTTCAGTGGTCTTTTTCTTAATTCTATTGGCAGTAGTTCTCTCTTTTTGTCTTTCGGTCGACGGCTCACAAAAGTTCACCGAGAAGAAAGTGAGTACTAGTAGCTATGGTTATGATGACCATGACAAGAAGGATGCTATTGGTTATCCTAATGGTTATCAAACAGGAGCAGAAGTTTACCAGGATGATAAAGCACAGCTAGACAGTTATTATGGTGGCGATAAAGGGGACAAGAAGAAGTGTAAGGACTGCAAGGATTGCAAGAAGTGTAAGGAATGTAAGAACTGCAAGAAGTGTAAAGATTGTTCACATTGCAAAGACTGCAAGAAGTACGATAACTGCAAGGACTGTTATGACTGCAAGGATTGTAAAGACTGCAACGACTATAAAGATGACAAAGACTGCAAAAAGTGCAAGGACGACAAAGACTGCTGGAAATGCAAAGAATGCCAGAAATGCAAGGATTGTTCATACTGCAAAGACTGCAAAGACGGCAAGGATTGTAAGGACTGCAAAGACTATTACGATGACAAGGATTGCAAAAAGTGCAAGGATGACAAAGATTGTAAGAAATGCAAAGACTGCCAAAGCTGCAAGGATTACTCATACTGCAAAGATTGTAAAGACTGCAAAGATTGTAAAGACTGCAAAGACTATAACGATGACAAAGattgcaagaaatgcaaagacTGCAAAAACTGCAAGGACTGCTCATACTGCAAAGACTGTCAAAACTGTAAGGATTGTAAAGACTGTGAATACTATAAGGACGACAAAGAATGCAAAAAGTGCAAGGACGACAAAGACTGCGAGAAATGCAAACAATGCCAAAGCTGCAAGGATTGTTCATACTGCAAAGACTGCAAAGATTGCAAGGATTGTAATGACTGCAAAGACTACAAAGACGACAAAGATTGCAAGAAATGCGAAGATTGCCAGAAATGCAAAGACTGTTCATACTGCAAAGACTGCTATGACTACAAAGATTGTAAGGACTGCAAGGACTGCAAAGACTGCAAGGACTGTAAGGAATGCAAAGACTGCCATAAATGCAAGGATTGCAAAGACTGCGACGACTATAAAGACGATAAGGACTGCAAAAAATGTAAGGACGACAAAGACTGCAAGAAATGCAATGAATGCAAAAACTGCAAGGACTGTTCATACTGCAAAGACTGTGGAGACTGTGGAGAATGTGAAGATTGCAAGGACTGTGAAGACTGCAAAGACTGCGAGGACTGCAAAGACGATAAAAAATGTTATGACGATAAATGCGAGCATGGAAATTGAGTCACCAGTGTGTACGTCACCGGTGACTACAAGGATGTTGTTCGAAATGCGGCACTGTGACTGTGTTAACAAGATTCTTGGGTTGATTTCGATGTACTATTATATAATGATGCACTACAATAAATCAGTGTGAGCGACTGCACGGGTGGATGCCCATGTGTAGGCATAAGTTTACATGCATATCTTATGCATGTACCCTATTTAATCATGTAATGTAATTAATGCTATAATAATGTTGTGTGTTGTGTATTAGATTGTGCTGAAACATACATCTCCTTTTTTTCTTTGAAAGGCAAGGAAATTTGGAACAGACCGACGACAGAATGAGAATTGATCAATCAGACTTCAGGCTGAAACCAACAGGTCCAACACCTATGCTATATCAATAAAATAGAACTAAAGGAAATTTTGTTTTTCTACCTCAAAACGAACTGATTTTGCTTGTCGCTCTAGGAGTCTCCCTAAGTCCCAACCGTACACCTCGAAAGGACATCTAGGATATAAGAGGATTCTACACCTCGCAAGGGCTGAGACTTAGTTGTAGCCTTGTAGGCTCTTCAGATTAACGGAACATTTGGGGTCCAACACCTATATGCGGGGGTCCAACAGTGGTTGGATGTGAACGGCTGAAAGAAAACATATTTAAACCGCTTATAGACGGGGAGAGTGGGGCCCTTCCCTGGAGAAGAGCAGGGGGCCACCTATGGGCACCGCAATTGTAAGATCGAAAAAGTTGGACAGACCGAGAAATAAAATCCCCCCTAAAAAACCGTCTGAAAAGCTGTCACATGGCCGGACTCCCTGTTGTTTTTCGTGGGGTCCATCGGGTCCACAAAAATAAATTATGAGACAAAATTGAAATTCGGTTTTTGTGTGGTTTgacctagggctgcacaacgggtagggtgggtaggatatgacctATATCCGCCACCCtatccgtttactggcggttaagaaaaaattttaCCCGCCATcttacccgccattaaacgggtaagatcctacccaacccattctctggcgggtcgggtagggtggcgggtataaccatTTTAATTGCCTTCCAGAACTGAAGGAAGACGTAGCAGGTCGCTCAGACAAGAAGGGTTTATGGCAACAAAGGTCTGATGAGACAAGTTCTGTGGGAAAACCAGCTCACAAAGAGAAGAAGACACTGCTACGAGTGGCACGGATTCAGTATTAAGTTTAGGTTCGCGAGAATTTTCTAATTTAATTGTTGGATATGCTCAGGTACATTCAGTGGTTTCACCAAATTCTCGTACCGCCTCGCTGATAAAGTAAATGACCCGTATCCttaccctagttagtaagttcgcgaatgattcgcgaatcattcgcgaatttttccgtatcacgaattttaccgtcttattcgcgtacgtttgcaactccgaacccaagtcgcgtattatgtggcattcccggattattcgcgaaccgttcacgaattttacgtattccgaatgatacgtccgcttaattcgccataaattctttagcttttacttttcaaagactccactttttgggctttactgccttccgagcatacacgaccgaatattagacgtgttgtaatttttacaaaacaaaaacgactgaagagatttgaaggtgaaggtgaaggtgagagagatctcaaactcactaaccaagcatctaaaccaccatacgacgtcctcttagataactaatgttgtatatattattaatatcatcatattaagtttattttttctttaaataactcagacatatgcataaaaattggtctatgaccttataaatacaaattatttgttatatatagataccgaattttcagagccgaactcacatttataaatcgaattatacacgtacgtatgccgttccgaattactgacgaatcacgtcccgttgaccgaattttggaccgaatctagattttacaaaaccgtatgatactcgtacgtttgccgttccgtacgtttgccgaatcccgaattgctaactaggatcctTACTTCCTATTAGCTATTATAATTGAGTTAAtattgttttttgtttgtttgctttTATAAATAAATGATAATGTATTTAGTTTCTTCTACTTCGTTTTGTTATTACTGTAAGTAACAAGAGTTTATATTTCAACTCACGTAAATGTATCTCAAAGATTTGACAGGATGCGGCATTTCTTAATCAAAAATCGTATTTGTGCTTCAAGAGATGATTGTAATTTCTTCCTGAAAGTACCTTCAGGTTTACTCATCGGACGCGATAACATAACAACT
This DNA window, taken from Papaver somniferum cultivar HN1 chromosome 3, ASM357369v1, whole genome shotgun sequence, encodes the following:
- the LOC113360592 gene encoding uncharacterized protein LOC113360592; its protein translation is MVAIKGTRRSVRTARIARSVRNVRTARSVKIVHIAKTARSTITARTVMTARIVKTATTIKMTKTAKSARTTKTAGNAKNARNARIVHTAKTAKTARIVRTAKTITMTRIAKSARMTKIVRNAKTAKAARITHTAKIVKTAKIVKTAKTITMTKIARNAKTAKTARTAHTAKTVKTVRIVKTVNTIRTTKNAKSARTTKTARNANNAKAARIVHTAKTAKIARIVMTAKTTKTTKIARNAKIARNAKTVHTAKTAMTTKIVRTARTAKTARTVRNAKTAINARIAKTATTIKTIRTAKNVRTTKTARNAMNAKTARTVHTAKTVETVENVKIARTVKTAKTARTAKTIKNVMTINASMEIESPVCTSPVTTRMLFEMRHCDCVNKILGLISMYYYIMMHYNKSV